From Solwaraspora sp. WMMD1047, the proteins below share one genomic window:
- a CDS encoding DUF72 domain-containing protein, protein MAATLLVGTSGWQYRDWRGRFYPADVPQRCWLEHYAGQFATVEVNNAFYRLPERRTFANWRDRTPADFEVAVKMSRFLTHVRRLRDPAEPVARFLDRAAALGDRLGPVLLQLPPNLRADVDALDAVLARFPAGVRVAVEPRHPSWWTDRTRLVLERRGAALCWADRRGRPVTPLWRTTDFGYLRLHEGRARPWPRYGRVALRSWLERLGSTFGDDRRAYVFFNNDPGGAAVVDAAAFAAAARAGGLRVTRAPAP, encoded by the coding sequence ATGGCGGCGACGCTCCTCGTCGGCACCTCCGGCTGGCAGTACCGCGACTGGCGCGGCCGGTTCTATCCGGCCGATGTGCCGCAGCGGTGCTGGCTGGAGCACTACGCCGGACAGTTCGCCACCGTCGAGGTGAACAACGCCTTCTACCGGCTCCCCGAACGGCGGACCTTCGCGAACTGGCGGGACCGCACCCCCGCCGACTTCGAGGTGGCGGTGAAGATGAGCCGCTTCCTCACCCACGTCCGTCGGCTGCGGGATCCCGCCGAACCGGTCGCCCGCTTCCTCGACCGCGCCGCCGCGCTCGGCGACCGGCTCGGCCCGGTGCTGTTGCAGCTGCCGCCGAACCTGCGGGCGGACGTCGACGCGTTGGACGCCGTCCTCGCCCGGTTCCCGGCCGGCGTGCGGGTGGCCGTCGAGCCCCGGCACCCGTCGTGGTGGACCGACCGCACCCGGCTGGTGCTGGAGCGGCGGGGGGCCGCGCTCTGCTGGGCCGACCGGCGGGGCCGGCCGGTGACTCCGCTGTGGCGGACCACCGACTTCGGCTACCTGCGACTGCACGAGGGCCGGGCCCGACCGTGGCCCCGGTACGGCCGGGTGGCGCTGCGGTCATGGCTGGAGCGGCTCGGTTCGACGTTCGGCGACGACCGGCGGGCATACGTCTTCTTCAACAACGACCCCGGTGGCGCGGCGGTGGTCGACGCCGCGGCGTTCGCCGCAGCGGCCCGCGCGGGTGGGCTGCGGGTCACCCGCGCCCCCGCCCCGTGA
- a CDS encoding DUF2267 domain-containing protein — protein MASNIYSTFQSSIEKTNLILADIEQAYGWPPDRRDQSYAALRTVLHLLRDRLPVEESAQFAAQLPVLVRGVYYDGWNPTDVPIKLNRDDFLYEVRQGFRYDVDGGAEGVVRTVLNALRRHVTEGEWEDVRASVPRDLSPIIP, from the coding sequence GTGGCCAGCAACATCTACTCGACGTTCCAATCGTCGATCGAGAAGACGAACCTCATCCTCGCCGACATCGAGCAGGCGTACGGGTGGCCACCGGACCGGCGGGACCAGTCCTACGCCGCGCTGCGCACGGTGCTGCACCTGCTGCGCGACCGGCTGCCGGTGGAGGAGAGCGCCCAGTTCGCCGCGCAGCTTCCGGTGCTGGTGCGGGGCGTCTACTACGACGGCTGGAACCCGACCGACGTGCCGATAAAGCTCAACCGCGACGACTTCCTCTACGAGGTGCGCCAGGGCTTCCGGTACGACGTGGACGGCGGCGCCGAGGGTGTGGTCCGCACCGTCCTCAACGCCCTGCGGCGACACGTCACCGAGGGCGAGTGGGAGGACGTGCGCGCCAGCGTGCCCCGGGACCTGAGCCCGATCATTCCGTGA